The Thermomicrobiales bacterium genome has a segment encoding these proteins:
- a CDS encoding DUF1269 domain-containing protein — protein sequence MPDLIAITYPDSGTAAKAIEHVDWAGFDKRVDIIDACWMSNENGKVVVRPGGHPVLGRAVIGGTLGLVIGAVFALPVAGIAAGAALGAHRGAKKAHERDDPFIASIESEVASGGSALVVLFEGGTDTEGAGADLLEFGGTIRSTTISAERLAEIQARLDLAGG from the coding sequence GTGCCCGATCTCATTGCCATTACCTACCCAGACTCCGGCACTGCAGCCAAGGCAATTGAGCATGTCGACTGGGCTGGATTCGACAAGCGAGTCGACATCATTGACGCATGTTGGATGTCGAACGAAAACGGCAAGGTCGTTGTACGGCCAGGTGGCCATCCGGTTCTTGGACGTGCGGTTATCGGCGGCACACTTGGACTTGTGATCGGTGCTGTGTTCGCGCTTCCAGTGGCCGGAATCGCAGCTGGAGCGGCACTGGGCGCGCACCGCGGAGCTAAGAAGGCACATGAGCGGGACGATCCATTCATCGCGTCAATTGAATCCGAGGTCGCATCAGGCGGATCAGCGTTGGTCGTTCTATTCGAAGGTGGCACTGACACCGAGGGTGCGGGCGCCGACCTTCTGGAATTCGGAGGAACTATCAGAAGTACAACGATATCAGCCGAACGGCTGGCGGAAATCCAGGCCAGGCTCGATCTCGCTGGAGGTTGA
- a CDS encoding alpha/beta fold hydrolase — protein sequence MTSRLRNLRERWVIVGGMPIHYWASVPTEDQSSPTLIHLHGFGISGSYLLPTADLLAAEFPTCVPDLPGYGRSPKPEHVYGIPELAQSVIGFMDALGIERAWLVGNSMGCIVAIETANEAPDRIEAVVLVSPAGGQNNRPIFKGVGQLAIDSVREPVRMYRIALPDYLRFGMINAGRLFWRMIHYPTVDRFQETTTPALVVIGRRDPLVNGARILEGTASNPQIRVEYIDDAAHAINYSHPEVLARLIRDFLSERHFEGERVILVADIE from the coding sequence ATGACATCAAGACTGCGAAATCTCCGTGAGCGCTGGGTGATCGTTGGGGGCATGCCGATCCATTACTGGGCGTCGGTTCCCACCGAAGACCAAAGTTCGCCGACCCTTATTCATTTGCACGGATTCGGCATTTCTGGATCGTATCTGTTGCCGACGGCAGACCTGCTCGCCGCGGAGTTTCCAACTTGTGTTCCGGACCTGCCAGGATATGGCCGCAGCCCGAAACCCGAGCATGTTTATGGAATTCCGGAGCTTGCGCAATCGGTGATCGGATTCATGGACGCGCTCGGGATCGAGCGTGCGTGGCTGGTAGGAAACTCGATGGGATGCATCGTGGCGATCGAGACAGCCAACGAGGCGCCGGATCGAATCGAAGCGGTGGTTCTGGTTTCGCCTGCCGGTGGCCAGAACAACCGACCGATTTTCAAGGGAGTCGGACAACTCGCGATCGACAGTGTGCGCGAGCCAGTGCGTATGTATCGCATCGCGCTCCCTGACTATCTGCGATTCGGCATGATCAATGCGGGGCGACTCTTTTGGCGGATGATCCACTACCCGACGGTCGACCGGTTTCAGGAAACGACCACGCCTGCGCTGGTCGTGATCGGGCGAAGGGATCCCCTCGTCAATGGGGCGCGAATACTGGAGGGGACTGCGTCGAATCCGCAGATTCGGGTCGAGTACATCGACGACGCAGCCCATGCCATCAACTATTCACATCCAGAGGTGCTTGCGAGGTTGATTCGCGACTTCCTTTCCGAGCGCCACTTCGAAGGTGAGCGCGTGATCCTGGTTGCCGATATCGAATAG
- a CDS encoding cytochrome P450, whose amino-acid sequence MRNWIAGHGTVAAGLGILIFHLVTDQQLQQRLRNDPASIAAAVDEILRVDDPLVANRRTTSEDVEIGGRQIPEGSKVTLMWMAANRDEQAFPDAERIHLDRDQRGNFVFGSGIHDCIGAPLARLELRVALEELLARTSVIKGVAGDSAQRGVYPGNGFSRLSVRLRPRPQEPATGPMPG is encoded by the coding sequence TTGCGCAACTGGATCGCTGGGCATGGAACAGTCGCGGCGGGGCTCGGCATCCTGATCTTTCACCTGGTGACCGACCAACAGCTACAACAACGACTCCGAAACGACCCTGCTTCGATCGCGGCGGCCGTCGACGAGATCTTGCGCGTCGACGATCCACTGGTTGCAAATCGGCGTACCACCAGCGAGGACGTCGAAATAGGTGGCCGACAGATTCCGGAAGGCTCCAAGGTGACGCTCATGTGGATGGCGGCAAACCGCGACGAGCAAGCGTTTCCCGATGCTGAAAGAATTCACCTGGACCGCGATCAGCGGGGCAACTTCGTGTTCGGTTCCGGAATCCACGACTGCATCGGCGCGCCATTGGCTCGGCTCGAGCTACGCGTCGCGCTGGAGGAACTCCTCGCCCGCACATCGGTCATCAAAGGTGTCGCTGGGGATTCCGCGCAACGAGGCGTCTATCCCGGCAACGGGTTTTCCAGGCTCTCGGTCCGCTTGCGCCCGCGCCCGCAGGAACCGGCGACCGGGCCGATGCCTGGCTGA
- a CDS encoding copper ion binding protein: MSATTLDVQFEIEGMTCASCVRRVEKALEKVPGVDQATVNLATERASVRFDPTLVETAQLEAAVEKAGYQARPVAPPPAPAPSAITSNGHASLNGSTGTIELPVEGMTCASCVRRIEKALEKVDGVAQANVNLATEQASVVFDPARVSREDLERAVERAGYHVGQLSVAKSVTVPDMTGTLRRTSAKSGGTPRLPI; this comes from the coding sequence ATGTCGGCTACGACGCTCGATGTGCAATTTGAAATAGAAGGAATGACGTGTGCATCGTGTGTGCGACGGGTGGAAAAGGCGCTTGAGAAGGTTCCCGGTGTCGACCAAGCGACGGTGAACCTCGCCACGGAGCGAGCGAGCGTTCGGTTTGATCCCACGCTGGTGGAGACAGCTCAGCTTGAGGCGGCGGTGGAGAAGGCGGGCTATCAGGCACGACCCGTGGCGCCTCCCCCCGCTCCCGCACCGTCGGCGATTACGAGCAATGGGCACGCTTCTCTAAACGGATCCACGGGCACCATCGAGTTGCCGGTGGAGGGGATGACCTGCGCGTCATGTGTCCGACGGATCGAAAAGGCACTGGAGAAGGTAGACGGCGTTGCACAGGCGAACGTCAACCTGGCGACCGAACAAGCATCGGTTGTATTCGATCCAGCACGGGTTTCACGCGAGGATCTCGAGCGAGCTGTTGAGCGGGCCGGTTACCACGTGGGCCAACTCTCTGTCGCCAAGAGCGTGACAGTTCCAGATATGACAGGTACCCTGCGCAGGACGAGCGCCAAATCCGGCGGGACGCCGAGATTGCCGATCTGA
- a CDS encoding heavy-metal-associated domain-containing protein codes for MSMTKLTVPDLSCDHCERTVTEALTPLTGVHQVTVDLPTKTILVNYDPQTVSITQLRDVLAEESYPVSAFEEAGGN; via the coding sequence ATGAGCATGACGAAGTTGACCGTTCCTGATCTCAGTTGTGACCACTGTGAACGCACCGTGACCGAGGCACTTACACCGCTAACCGGCGTCCATCAGGTGACGGTTGACCTGCCTACAAAAACCATCCTGGTGAACTACGACCCGCAGACGGTCTCGATCACCCAGCTCAGGGACGTGCTGGCGGAGGAGTCCTATCCGGTCTCGGCGTTTGAAGAGGCCGGCGGCAACTAA
- a CDS encoding metal-sensitive transcriptional regulator, with protein MESAIPSMEASAAEPARTTDYEADREKIVKRLRRIEGQVRGVQAMVERDDYCVDVLTQLSAVMAATRSVGLAVLDSHISGCVMGSCRHGHHDQQELLDELSTAIERFVKANG; from the coding sequence ATGGAATCAGCAATCCCGTCGATGGAAGCGTCTGCGGCTGAGCCAGCCCGGACTACGGATTACGAGGCAGATCGAGAAAAAATCGTCAAGCGGTTGCGCCGCATCGAGGGGCAGGTGCGCGGCGTGCAGGCCATGGTCGAACGAGACGATTACTGCGTGGATGTGTTAACACAGTTGTCAGCAGTGATGGCTGCTACCCGATCAGTCGGCTTGGCAGTCCTCGATAGTCACATCAGCGGATGTGTGATGGGAAGTTGCCGACATGGGCATCACGACCAGCAAGAGCTGCTTGATGAACTTTCCACGGCCATCGAGCGGTTTGTGAAGGCCAATGGCTAA
- a CDS encoding DUF305 domain-containing protein produces MNSNTFWRCAAMMVLALGTFFSLGTMTTHAAQSSAAATPANCDIPGTPTSDSQAHSNMDMGSPVSQDIDLIYIDMMIPHHASIIALSQAALPRLEDERLRTLAQNVIDAQSAEIEELQGYRLELYGSADVQPIDEQSMMLLMGDMGHSMDAMMSEMDATAQVAAICAALDVDVAFIDLTIPHHESAIMTSQVVVEQAVHTEIRDFAQRVIEDQQREIEELQQIRLELTGSTVVAASKM; encoded by the coding sequence GTGAACAGCAACACCTTCTGGCGGTGCGCCGCCATGATGGTTCTCGCCCTGGGAACCTTTTTCAGCCTTGGCACCATGACCACTCACGCAGCGCAGTCGAGTGCCGCTGCAACACCAGCAAATTGCGACATCCCCGGCACTCCAACAAGCGACAGTCAGGCACATTCCAATATGGATATGGGCTCACCGGTGTCACAGGACATCGACTTGATCTACATCGATATGATGATCCCGCATCACGCCAGTATCATCGCGCTGTCCCAAGCCGCGCTCCCGCGATTGGAGGACGAACGGCTCCGCACCCTGGCCCAGAACGTCATCGACGCGCAGTCGGCCGAGATCGAGGAGCTACAGGGCTATCGACTCGAGTTGTATGGCAGCGCTGACGTGCAGCCAATCGACGAACAGAGCATGATGCTGCTGATGGGGGACATGGGCCATTCCATGGACGCGATGATGTCGGAAATGGATGCCACGGCCCAAGTGGCGGCCATCTGCGCCGCGCTCGATGTCGATGTCGCCTTCATCGACCTGACGATTCCGCATCACGAGAGTGCGATCATGACCTCGCAAGTGGTGGTCGAACAGGCAGTGCATACGGAAATTCGCGACTTCGCACAGCGTGTGATCGAGGATCAACAGCGTGAAATCGAGGAGCTGCAGCAGATTCGTCTGGAACTCACCGGATCGACCGTTGTCGCCGCGTCGAAGATGTAA
- a CDS encoding copper-translocating P-type ATPase, whose product MSVLIAVGVMAAWGFSAGLTLAGYSDREDTFFEAAAMLVTFVLFGHWLEMKSRRGTTDALRALLDLVPPTANVLRDGREVEVPTADLVVGDDIVIRPGEKVAVDGEVLRGETSIDESLVTGESVPVDKRPGDAVVGGSINRSGTITVRATKVGADSTLAQIVNLVQQAQSSKAPGQRLADRAAQYLVILAVGSGVATFSVWFWVANVSALEALTFAIAAVVIACPDALGLATPTAVAVGTGIGARHKVLIKDAATLERISQVNAIVFDKTGTLTEGRPSLTDVHTTDNITEDELLRLVAGAEYGSEHPLGRAIVNAAEARGLALPEAHDFLALSGLGLQATVDDRRILVGNRALMTTNNVELGELETTAETLAAAGKTPMFVALDGRIAGVVAVADTQRASAAETITQLRALGIEPVMLTGDNARTAQAIARQLGIERVFADVLPADKATYIAQLQGEGKVVAMVGDGVNDAPALAQADVGIAIGAGTDVAIETARVVLMRSDPLDILRAIQLSKATVRKMKQNLVWASVYNILAIPIAAGVLYPRYGIELRPEWAALLMSVSSIIVALNAVSLKRVERQLADDSGLSTNFLQPQPVVGS is encoded by the coding sequence ATGAGTGTCCTCATCGCCGTAGGCGTCATGGCCGCGTGGGGGTTTAGTGCTGGCTTGACGCTGGCAGGCTACAGCGATCGGGAAGACACCTTCTTTGAAGCGGCCGCCATGCTGGTGACCTTCGTGCTTTTTGGACATTGGTTGGAAATGAAGAGTCGGCGCGGCACGACGGATGCCCTCCGCGCCCTGCTGGATCTGGTGCCGCCCACGGCGAACGTGCTGCGTGACGGCCGTGAAGTCGAGGTCCCCACCGCGGACCTCGTGGTCGGCGATGACATTGTGATTCGTCCCGGAGAAAAGGTGGCCGTCGACGGAGAAGTGCTCCGGGGCGAAACCAGCATCGACGAGTCACTGGTCACGGGAGAGTCAGTGCCAGTGGACAAGCGTCCGGGTGACGCTGTGGTCGGTGGCAGTATCAACCGCTCCGGTACGATCACGGTGCGCGCGACCAAAGTTGGTGCCGACTCGACCCTGGCTCAGATCGTGAATCTGGTGCAGCAAGCGCAGTCGTCCAAGGCGCCTGGACAGCGACTGGCGGACCGGGCAGCCCAGTATCTGGTCATCCTGGCAGTTGGCTCGGGTGTCGCGACTTTCTCAGTCTGGTTTTGGGTCGCTAATGTCTCAGCGCTGGAAGCCCTGACCTTTGCCATTGCCGCAGTCGTCATCGCCTGTCCTGACGCGCTCGGGCTAGCGACCCCGACGGCGGTCGCCGTTGGAACGGGAATTGGCGCTCGGCACAAAGTGTTGATCAAAGACGCCGCTACCCTTGAGCGGATCTCACAGGTCAACGCGATTGTCTTCGACAAAACCGGGACGCTCACCGAGGGAAGACCAAGTCTGACCGACGTACATACGACGGACAACATCACGGAAGACGAGCTTTTACGGTTGGTGGCCGGGGCTGAATACGGTTCCGAGCACCCGCTGGGCCGTGCGATCGTGAACGCCGCGGAAGCGCGGGGACTCGCTCTTCCAGAAGCGCACGACTTTCTGGCCCTTTCCGGTCTTGGCTTGCAAGCCACCGTAGACGATCGACGCATTCTGGTGGGGAATCGTGCGCTCATGACCACTAACAACGTCGAGCTTGGCGAGTTGGAAACAACGGCGGAAACCCTGGCCGCGGCGGGTAAGACCCCTATGTTCGTTGCGCTGGATGGCCGAATTGCTGGGGTGGTGGCAGTGGCGGATACTCAACGCGCCAGTGCAGCAGAAACCATCACGCAATTGCGCGCTCTAGGTATCGAGCCGGTCATGCTCACCGGAGACAACGCTCGCACGGCACAAGCGATTGCGCGGCAACTCGGCATCGAGCGCGTCTTTGCCGACGTGCTGCCAGCGGACAAAGCCACCTACATCGCGCAATTGCAAGGCGAGGGAAAGGTGGTGGCCATGGTGGGTGATGGCGTGAACGACGCGCCGGCCTTAGCGCAAGCTGATGTTGGTATTGCCATCGGCGCTGGCACCGATGTGGCCATCGAAACTGCGCGGGTCGTGCTGATGCGCTCGGATCCGCTAGACATTCTGCGCGCCATTCAGCTGAGCAAGGCAACCGTGCGCAAGATGAAACAGAACCTCGTGTGGGCCAGTGTCTACAATATCCTGGCGATACCGATCGCCGCCGGCGTGCTCTACCCGCGCTACGGTATCGAATTGCGTCCCGAATGGGCGGCGCTCTTGATGAGTGTGTCGTCAATTATCGTGGCTTTGAACGCAGTGTCACTTAAGCGCGTCGAGCGCCAGTTGGCCGATGACAGTGGTTTGTCTACCAACTTCTTGCAACCCCAGCCCGTGGTCGGGAGCTAA